Part of the Phycisphaerae bacterium genome is shown below.
CGTACAAATGCGCCTCATCCTTCGCGGGACCGGGCCGGTAGTCGGGCTCATGAACCGCCACCGCCTGTTGGGCGGCGGCAAGGTATTCGTTTGCCTTGGCGGCGTACCCCCTGTTCAGCCTCGGGTTCTTTCGCACGACCGCCGCGAATCGAGCCAGCGGTTCGCAGATCATCCCGGTGTGGACCGCCCACACGTGCCATCTGCCGTCGCTGTATTTGCTGGATCCCCAGGCCGGTTTGACCGTTCCGCGATACTCATCACGGCGATCGTGTTGGTCGTCACGCGCCTTGAGAACATGGTCGGCGAGTCGAACGAACATCTCCGCGTATCGCTCGTCTCCCGTGGCGGCGAGCATCTCGACGAGTGCCGACATCACGTAACTGTCGCCCCAGGCGATTCCCCCGGCGGCATTGTCGGCCGGCTGTGTCGTACTGGCTCGCAGAATGGCATGTGCCTGCTCGTCGAAATTCCTGATCAGCCAAGCGCGGTGGTCCTCGCGAACATCGGCCGATCCGGCTGCCGAGGCTGTCAACAACACGGCCGCCGACAGGCAACCACAAACGAACTTCCTTCTTCGCTGCATTCCGTCGGCCTCAACGATTCGTCTCTTCCGTCGCAACTGGTGCCCGTCTTGCGCGCATGTTTCCGCGTCACAGTGCGCTTTGGGGTCACGGCCCGCAAAAAGGCAGTCCGCCCTGGAGCAGTCTCAGGTCGTCGGCGGAGCCTCATCAGGCGTTCGGATCGGGATCCGTACATCTTGGGGCCCCGTCCCCGTGGCTTTGGGCAGTGTGACGGTCAGCACGCCATCGGTCAGGACAGCGGCGACCTCGTTGATCCGCACCGGTCCGGGCATATTGACCAGGCGTTTGAAACCGCCGTATCGTCGCTCACTGTAGATCACCTTTGGAGCCGAGGCGCTGTCCGAAGCGGTGGCCGAAAGCTTGTCGCCGACGATCTGCAGTGTCGTGCCGACGGCCGTCACATCGATTGACGAGCGCGGTACGCCGGGCAATTCAAGGGTCACGCGATAGCAGTCGGCATCTTCGGTCAGTTCCACCGGCGGGGCCCAGTCCTGCCCGTCCAGGGGCCCGGTGTTTACGCCGCAGTGCCACCATCGCTCGACGAGGTTGCTCAACTCAGATTGCAGTCCCTCGAGAGAAACCTTGCTCGGAAGGCGAAACGGGAATCTCGACATGTCTCATCTCCTCACCACGCCGCTCGGCGCCTGATCAGCGTGCCGGCGAGGCCGGCCCCGGTTTGCCGATCTTGCGGAGCAGCATCTCGTAAAACTGCCTTGCGACGACTTGTTCGGCCTTCACCACCTCGTCAGCCCCGTACTGGGCGGCTTGCATTCCCGACGAGGCATGGAGAGTCCGAGCGACGATATAGATACTCGGGTTCAATTGACGGGCCAGTCTGGTCGCGGCCAGAACCGCCTCCTCGTCGGGGACGGTCAGCGCCAGGATTGCCGCACTTTCGATGCCTGCGGCGCGCAGCGTAGCCTCCTCGGCAATGTTACCTTCGATAACTTGCCGGCCGATGCGACGCTGGGCATCAATGGTGGCTCGGTTGGTCTCGACAACCACGTATTCGATGTTGTGGCGGTCGAAAATGTCCGCAATCCACCGCCCCGCGAGTCCGAAACCCGCGATGATCACCTTGCCCAGCTCACGGCCGTCGGCCACGCGGCCGGGGAGCGGCTCAGCCACGCGAACGGAGACAAACGTCCCGTCAGGCCAGTCTACCTGCGCGGTCAGATGAATTACTCCCTGGGAGTAGACGCCCAGGTACTCGTTCTGTCGCTGGGCACCGGTATCCGGCTGATCGCTCATGAGTTCGCCCTTGCCTTGTATCCTGCCCCGCAACCCCCACCTGAGTGCGTTGCCTTACCATTATATGTGCCCCGAGCTTCGAGCGGTATCGCGGACGAATCACCCAGCCGTCAATGAGCGGCAATCCGCCGGCGTCAGCTCCAGACGATCGACCGGCCGTCAAACACGGGTCCATCGGTGCAACAGAGGCTGTATCGCCATCCTTCAGGATCATCTTGGTCGTGAGTTCGGATGACGCACGACTGGC
Proteins encoded:
- a CDS encoding NAD-binding protein; this translates as MSDQPDTGAQRQNEYLGVYSQGVIHLTAQVDWPDGTFVSVRVAEPLPGRVADGRELGKVIIAGFGLAGRWIADIFDRHNIEYVVVETNRATIDAQRRIGRQVIEGNIAEEATLRAAGIESAAILALTVPDEEAVLAATRLARQLNPSIYIVARTLHASSGMQAAQYGADEVVKAEQVVARQFYEMLLRKIGKPGPASPAR
- a CDS encoding Hsp20/alpha crystallin family protein, which translates into the protein MSRFPFRLPSKVSLEGLQSELSNLVERWWHCGVNTGPLDGQDWAPPVELTEDADCYRVTLELPGVPRSSIDVTAVGTTLQIVGDKLSATASDSASAPKVIYSERRYGGFKRLVNMPGPVRINEVAAVLTDGVLTVTLPKATGTGPQDVRIPIRTPDEAPPTT